CCGTTGACGCCGTAAATCACGGTTTCGCCCCGGCTGAACATTTCTCCACATCCTTTCCGGAAAAGATTATAATTCCCCACACTTTCACTTTTGTATCACAATTATATCACGTTTTTAATAAAAAAGGAATATGCAAATTGAATAAAATTGAACTTTTTTTGCGTTTTTTTCTTCACCGAAGCGCCGAAAAGGGCGTTATTCCGCGAAAATCCCCCGTTTCCGCTTGACACAAAACGCATATCGGTTGTATAATGTATCGGTTGTAAAAATTCGCAAAAACGGAGGGAAAAACAATGAGTGAACTCAAAGGCGCCTGCATCATAGGCCAGTCCGGCGGACCGACTTCCGTCATCAACGCCAGCGCGTACGGCGCGATCAAGACCGCGCTCGAGACCGAGTGCATCACCGCCGTCTACGGCGCGGAGCACGGCATCAAGGGCGTGCTCGACGACAAGCTTCTCGACATGGGCAAGGAGGACCCGAAGGAGCTGGAGTATATGAAATACACCCCCTCTTCCGCGCTCGGCAGCTGCCGCTACAAGCTGAAGAACGCAGAAGACGACGACACCGACTACAAGCGCATCCTCGAGATATTCAAGAAGTACAACGTCCGCTATTTCTTCTATAACGGCGGCAACGACTCCATGGATACCTGCAACAAGATATCCAAGTATATGGCGAAATCCGGCTGGGAATGCAGAGTCATGGGCATCCCGAAGACGATCGACAACGACCTCGCCGGCACCGATCACTGCCCCGGCTACGCCTCCGCGGCGAAGTACATAGCCACCTCCGTTATGGAGATCTATCGCGACGCCCGCGTTTACGACACCGGCATGATCACCGTCATCGAGGCGATGGGCAGAAACGCCGGCTGGCTGACCGCCGCCGCCTCCCTCGCGAACTACAAGGGCAACGGCGCGGACCTCATCTACCTGCCGGAAGTCGACTTCGACCTCGACGCCTTCCTCGACAAGGTCGAGGAGATCTACAAGAAGAACGGCAAGTGCATCGCCGTCGTTTCCGAAGGCATCAAGGATAAGAACGGCAAATACATCTCCGAATACGGCGCGGAAAACCTCGCCAAAGACAGCTTCGGCCACTCGCAGCTGGGCGGCCTCGCCTCCTTCCTCGCGAACGCCGCCAAGGCGCGCACGGGCGCGAAGGTACGCGGCATCGAGCTTTCGCTGCTGCAGCGCTGCGCCGCGCACTGCGCCTCCCAGACCGACATCGACGAGTCCTTCGCCGCCGGCAAGGCCGCGGTGGAATACGCCGTCGCCGGCACGACCGACCGCATGGTCGGCTTCGAGCGCAGCTATGAGAACGGTCAGTATAAGTGCAACATCAAGCTCTTCGGTCTGACCGAGGTCGCGAACGCCGAGAAGAAGGTACCGCTCGACTGGCTCAACGAGACAAAGGACGGCCTGAACGAAAAGTTCGTCGAGTACGCGCTCCCGCTGATCCAGGGCGAAACCAAGCTCCCGAAGGAAGACGGCCTCCCGCGCTTCGTCCGGCTCAAAAAGGTCTACGCGAAGTAATAAAATAACGCACAGCTTCGGGCACCTCCCTCAGACGAGGGAGGTGTCATTTTTTGCTCGCAAAAAATGACGGAGGGAGTGAAAACTGCCGCGCAAGCGGCAATATCACTTGCCCGAAGGGCAAATATAACTGCCGCGCAAAGCGGCAATATCACTATCGCGTCAGCGATAATATCACCGCCGACGGAGTCGGCGCCCGCGGCTCCCATGTGCAAGGAGAGCCGTCGAGGCCTGCGCGGCAGGGCGAGACTGAGGGGTTGTCGGCTGCCGAAACCGTAGGGACGAGCATCGCTCGTCCGGCGGCGAAGCCGCGCCTTCGTTGTCTGCGCAGCGGGCTTTTAATTATCTCTCCTTCAGTTTTTGTTATCCGCGCTTCAGTTTTTGCGTAAAACCGATTGAATTATATCGAAACATAAACTATAATGAACACAACGGCACGCGAAATAAAACGAACGGAGGGGCAATATGATACCGCAGACCATAGGCCGCGAATACGACGTCGGAAAGCTTGCGCCGGTGCAGTGCGTGAAGGACGATACGCTGAAAGACCTTGACATAAAGGATAATTGTTTCCTGCTTCTTATCGTGCGCGAAGGCGCGGCGCGTTTCCGCGTGGGGAACAGATCGTTTGAAGCGGCGGGCCCCTGCTTCGTCTGCTTCGACGAACGCGAGAGCCCGCGGCTGATAAAAAAGCGCGGGCTGAAATGCGACGCGGTCTATTTTCACCCGTCGTTCCTCAACGTCAATATGACCTTCAAGCTCGTCCACAGCAGCAGCTACAGCCGTGTGGC
This region of Clostridia bacterium genomic DNA includes:
- a CDS encoding 6-phosphofructokinase; the encoded protein is MSELKGACIIGQSGGPTSVINASAYGAIKTALETECITAVYGAEHGIKGVLDDKLLDMGKEDPKELEYMKYTPSSALGSCRYKLKNAEDDDTDYKRILEIFKKYNVRYFFYNGGNDSMDTCNKISKYMAKSGWECRVMGIPKTIDNDLAGTDHCPGYASAAKYIATSVMEIYRDARVYDTGMITVIEAMGRNAGWLTAAASLANYKGNGADLIYLPEVDFDLDAFLDKVEEIYKKNGKCIAVVSEGIKDKNGKYISEYGAENLAKDSFGHSQLGGLASFLANAAKARTGAKVRGIELSLLQRCAAHCASQTDIDESFAAGKAAVEYAVAGTTDRMVGFERSYENGQYKCNIKLFGLTEVANAEKKVPLDWLNETKDGLNEKFVEYALPLIQGETKLPKEDGLPRFVRLKKVYAK